GCGGCTCGGCCCCCGGCAGCCCGGGGACCGCGTGCACGTACCCCGCCTCGTCGCCGAGCACCACCACCGGACGCGGCCGGCCGAGCGCCGCCATCGCGGTCGCCCCGTGCTCCAGCGACTCCCGCAGCCGCACCAGGGCGTCCGCGACGGTCTGCGGGTCGTCGGCCGCGCCGATCGACAGGATCCCGCCGTCCGCCGTCAGGACGTGCCGGCTGCCGTCCTCGCCGACCGCGAGGGCGGCCAGCGACGGATCGTCCAGGGTGGCCCGGTCCGCCCGCTGCACCAGCGTCCCGTCGCCGGGATCGATCGCGCACACCGTCCGCCCGGCCGCCACCATCAGCAGGCCAGCCAGGTCCCGGCCGTGCCCGGCCGCGAGCCGGTACACCCGGTCGACCCGGCGGGCGAACGACCAGCGGACCCGCCACCCGTGACCGGCCGTCAGCGCCAACCGCGCAGCCGTGTCGGCGAGTTCAGGGTCGTCGGCGCCCGCCAGCCAGGTGTGCAGCGCCGACGCCCGGACCTGCGGGTCCGCGCTCGCCGTCACCACCGGACCGGCCAGCCACCAGGCCTCGATCAGCCGCCGCGGCGGATCGCCCGCCCGCTCCGGCCCGACGCCCCACGGGCCGCCGCTCATCCGGTCGGGCGAGGTGGCGTCGGCGAACGCCGGGGAGAAACTCCCGAACGCCGCGGTGACCGCCGCCGGATCGGCGTGCACCAGCACCGCCGGGTCCGCCAGCAGGTCGAGCACCGCCGCCCCGGAGCGCACCGCGTGCCGCAGCACCACGCCCAGCCGGTCCGCGTCCCGCGGGCCCGGCCGGGCCCGCAGGACCGCCCGGCGGAGCGCCGCGTGATCCAGACCCCACAGCGTCAGCCGGTCGGCGAACGAGTACGGCCAGACCCGCAGCCGCCCACCGTCGTCCGACGGCAGCACGAAGTCGGCGGCCGCCTGCACCGCCGCCGCCCCGCCGGTGGTCGGCAACTCCGCCCACAGCGCGGCGTCCACCCCGCCCCCGACGGCCGCCAGCGCCACCATCGGCGCCCGCGCCTCCTCGGGCAGCGACGCCCACCACGCCTCGGCCAGCGACTCGGCCTTCCGCCCCGGCTCCGCCGCCGGGTCGACCGGCACGCCCGGGGCGGTACGGGCCGCCAGCAGCGCCAGCGCCGGCGACGGGTACAGCGCGTCCGACGGCAGCTGGTGCTCCGTCAAGGTGAGGCACCAGTCCTCGAACGCGAACGGGTCGGTCCACTGCGGACGGTCCAGGTCGAGAACGGCGGCCGGAACGTCCAACGCCTCCGCGGCCGGTGTACCGGCGCCGCACTCGACCACCATCCGCAGCCACGGCACGGCGAGCAGCGGACGCAGCACCTCGGCCGCGATCCGCTGCGGCGCGTCCCGCACCAGCCCGCCACCGGCCCGGTCCAGGTCCGTCACCACCAGCACCCGCGGCGTCCCGTCGGTCAGCGCCGCGACCAGCTCGTGCGCGCTGCCGGCCGGAACTCCCAGCGCCGCGCCGAGCCGCCACACGAAACTCTCGGCCGTCAACCCGGCCGCGTCGAGCACCGGTTGGACGCGCCGGTCCGGCCGCGGATGGTCGGGCGGGCAGGCCGCCGCCAGCCAGCGCAGCAGGTGCGTACGACCGGTGCCGCTCGACCCGGCGACCCGGCACAGCCGCGGCGCCCGCGCGTCCTCCAGCCAGCCCAGCAGCGCCCGCCCCGCCGGCCGCCGCCCCGCGAGCAGCGGCGGCAGCGGCGGCGCCGCGACCCCGGCCGCCCGCTCCTCCGCGGGCGCCCCGTGGCGCGGGTTCGGCCAGTACCGCACCGGATGGTTCGCCCGGCTGACCTCCCAGACACCCGCCACCGCCTCCGCCGGCACCGGCCCCCGCGGGTCGTACCCCTCGTCGACCTCGAACCGCCAGCCGTCGACCGCCTCCGTCAGCCGGCCCGCGTCGCCCGGGTACGGCCGGTGCCCGCGCGGCACGATCGGCTCCTTCGGCGGGACCCAGCCTTCGAGCCCGAGCTCCTTCACCGCCTCGACGGAGTCCGCGGTCGCCCGCGCGGACAGGTCCGGCAGGCCGTAGTACGGGTCCTCGGGCTGCTCCGCGAACAGCTCGACGGCCCGGGAGGGCGTCAACTCCCCGGCGCGGGCCGCCTTCAGCAGGTCCGACCAGTGCCCGGACCCGGAGAAGCGGTCCAGGCGGCGCAGCTCGACGAACCAGGCGGCGCCCTCCGCGTCGGAGAACCACAGGTAGCCGCGCAGGCCGAACCCGGTGCTGACCACCGGGCAGTACTCCACCGGGCCGGTGGCGTCCGTCCCGTAGCGGGGCGGGCTGTGGTCCGCGACGATCCGCGCGCCGGTCGGTCGGTCCATCGCCGTCACGGCACGATCTCCCCGTAGATGTGAATCTTCCCCTCCGCATCGCGGATCACCTTGTCCGCCCGCCAGTTGAGGCCGCGCACGGCTTCCTTGCCTCGCAACGAGGACGGGAGTCCGTCACCCGGACAGGTCGACACGACGCCGTCCTCGGTGGGCACCTGACCCTCCGACGTGCTCGGGTCGTCGAGGTGGAAGTGGCTCAGGTCGGTGCCCGGGCACCACGCCGCGCACCGTCAGGTACGGAACCTCCGCCTCCGCGAAGCCCCGGGCCCGCGCGAACGCCAGCAACGCGGCCTCGTCGGTGAACGCGTGCAGCCACCGCAGACCGCCGTGGTCCCCCGCCCCCGCCCGCACCATCCGTACCTGGTGCGCCAACCCGGCGTTCGACACCCCGTCATCCCCCCTGCCCCCGTCGGCCTCCTTCGGCGCAACATCGACACGATAGTGGGAAACCGGGAATCGGTCGGCCTGCGATCGATCGGGTTCGTCCGGTTTTGTCACGCGAACGGCAGAAGATCGCCGCCGATTCCGGGCCGGGCCCGCGCCCGCCGGGGGGTACGCCGGCCCGACGGTGCGTCAGTCGCGGCGCGCGGTGCGGCGGCCGGCGGCCTCCAGCCGGGCGAGGCGGTCGTGCTCGCGGTCCGCCCACCGCCGGACCCGGACGGGATCCAGCGGAGTGCCGTGGCCGACGTACAGCGTGGTGGGGTCGAGGGCGAGCATCGCGCGGAGGCTGGCCAGGTTCTGCCGCGGGTCGTCGTGGAACGGCGGGTTGGCGGGCCTACCGGGCACCAGGCCCATGAAGGAGTTGGCGACCAGGTCGCCGGCCACCAACGCGCCGGCGTCGGTGAGGACGGACACCGACCCGGCGGTGTGGCCGGGCGTCGGCACGATCCGCGCCGCGACCCCGAACTCATCGAGCGCGGTCTCGCCGCGGACCAGCACCGCGGGTTCGAAGGGCTCGGCCCGGGCGTGCAGCTTCCGGTGGCGAGCCATCAGCCGGCCCATCGGCCCGGTGGGCAGGTACGGCGCACGGACCCGGCCCGAGCGGTACGGACCCAGGTCCGCGACGTGGCCCGCCAGCGGCGCGCCGGTCAGCCGCTGCAGTTCGGCGGCGGAGCCGAAGTGATCGATGTGGCCGTGGGTGATGACGATCAGCGCGAGCTCGGCGGGGTCGACGCCGTGGGCGGCGATCCGGTCGCGGATCCGCTGCCCGCTCCCGGGCGTCCCGGCGTCCACCAGGACGGGACGCCGCCCCAGCACCAGGTAGGCGTTGATGTGGTGCGGGCCGGTCACCGGGATCGGGACCACCTTCGTGCGGGACATGGTTCTCCTCCGAAATGTGCGGAACGGTGCCGCGTCCGGACACGGCGGGGCGCCGCGCGGACGCGGTGGGCCGCCGGCCGGGCGCGGTGAGCGACGAGGTGTCAGAAGCGGCGGCGGTACTCGGCCGGGGTGGTGCCCAGCCGGCGGCGGAAGGCGCGGTGCAGCGTCTCCACGGAGCCGAGGCCGCTGGCGGCGGCGACCTCCGGCAGGCTCGACCCGCGGTCCTCCAGCAGCCGCCGGGCCGCCTCCAGCCGGGCCGCCTCCACGTACGCGGCCGGGGTGGTGGCGGTCCGCCGGCGGAACAGCCGGGTGAAGTGCCGGGTGCTCAGATGGGTGCGGGCCGCGAGCGCCTCCAGGGAGAGGTCCTCGGCCGGGTGCTCGGCGATCCACCGGCACAGCTCGTCGATCCGGTCGTCCGAGGAGCCCGGCACCGACAGCGGGACGCTGAACTGGCTCTGCCCGCCGGAGCGTTTGACGTACATCACCATCATCCGGGCGGTCGCCAGGGCGAGGTCCTGCCCGTGGTCCTCGGCGACCATGGCCAGCGCCATGTCCATCCCCGAGGTGACGCCGGCACAGGTCCACACCCGGCCGTCCCGGACGAAGATCGGATCGGGGTCGACCCGGACAGCGGGGTGCTCGGCCGCCAGCCGGCCCGCCGTGAGCCAGTGCGTGGTGGCGGGCCGGCCGTCCAGCAGCCCGGCGGCGGCCAGCAGGTGCGCCCCCGCGCAGATCGACCCGAGCCGCCGGGCCCGGGACGCCGCACCGCGGAGCCAGCCGACCACCTCCTGGTCGATCACCGGCTCCACCCCGTCCTCGACCAGCTCGATCGCGCCCGACACCAGCAGCGTGTCGACCGGGCCGGCCACCTCACGCAGCGTCAGGTCGGCCAGCAGCCGGACACCACTGGAGGTGACCACCGGACCGCCGTCGGCCGTCGCGATCTGCACGGCGTAGCCGGGCCGCTCGGCTCCGGCGACCCGGGTGGCGACCGAGAACACCTCGGCCGGCCCGGTGACGTCCAGCAGCTCGATTCCGGGAAAGGCGACGATCACGACGCGGTGCGACGGGGGCATGCCCCGATCCTCGCTCCCACGCCGACATGGCCGCAATGACCAGGATCTGCCACATCGGGCCATCGGTGGGACGGCCGGGAACGGCGGTCCGGCCGGGCGAGCGCGCGCCCGGGCGCGGCCCCGAGGAGTTCGCTGCGGCGCGGCTCGTCGCCGAGCAACGAGCGCCGCTCTCGACCGACCCTCGGACCCCCTCGCCACCGGCGGGGCGAACCGGGGGTCGGTCGCGGCGGACTCGGGCGCCGGTCGCGTCGGGCCGGGCGCTTTGCCAACTCCGCTGCGCGAGTGCTGCGTTGTGCATTGACACGGACGCGTCGGCGCGGCCACCATGGACGCCGCCCACTGCCTGTCGACGCCACACCCGTCGGCCAGGAGTGGGAGCGCTCCCATGGCAATGCAGCAGGTCAGGGGAGGTGCGTTCGGCTGCCCACCCCCCACCCCCACCCCGAGGCGCCCCGCCCACCCCGCCTGCCGTCCCCGCTCCCGGCGCCGCCACCGCGTCCCCTCCGCCGGGCCCCACCCAGCCGTCCCGGAAGGACGCCATGCCGCACCCCGCCGCACCCCCACCCGGCACCACCCCCACGCGTACGGTGGCCCCCGGCCGCCGCCCGGGATCCGCCCGCCGCACCGTGTTCGGCGTGGCCGCCGCCTGCGCCCTGGCCGCCGGCGCCCTGCTGCCGCTGCAGGCCTCCTCGCCCGCCCGGGCCGCCACCCCCGCGTTCAACTATGCCGAGGCACTGCAGAAGGCGGTGCTGTTCTACGAGGCCCAGCAGTCCGGCACGTTGCCCGCCACCAACCGGGTCGGCTGGCGCGGCGACTCCGCCCTCGACGACGGCAAGGACGTCGGCCTCGACCTCACCGGCGGCTGGTACGACGCCGGGGACCACGTCAAGTTCGGCCTGCCGATGGCCGCTTCGACCACCATGCTGGCCTGGGGCGGGATCGCCGAGAAGCAGGGCTACACCGCCTCCGGGCAGATGCAGTACCTGAAGAACAACCTGCGCTTCGTCGACGACTACCTGATCAAGGCGCACGCCGCCCCGAACGTGCTCTACGGCCAGGTCGGCAGCGGCTCCGCCGACCACGCCTGGTGGGGCCCGGCCGAGGTGCTGCCGATGGCCCGGCCCGCCTACAAGATCGACGCCTCCTGCCCCGGCTCCGACCTGGCCGGCGAGACGGCCGCCGCCCTCGCCTCCTCCTCCATGGTCTTCGCCGACAGCGACCCGGCGTACGCCGCGACCCTGGTCACCCACGCCAAGCAGCTGTACTCCTTCGCCGACACCTACCGCGGCAAGTACAGCGACTGCATCAAGGACGCCCAGGGCTACTACAACTCCTGGAGCGGCTACAACGACGAACTGGTCTGGGGCGCCATCTGGCTGTACAAGGCCACCGGCGACAGCAGCTACCTGGCCAAGGCGGAGAGCTACTACGCCAACCTCTCCACCGAACCGCAGAGCACCACCAAGTCCTACAAGTGGACCATCGCGTGGGACGACAAGTCCTACGGCGCCTACGTGCTGCTCGCCCAACTCACCGGCAAACAGCAGTACGTCGACGACGCCAACCGCTGGCTCGACTGGTGGACCGTCGGCGTCAACGGCAGCCAGGTCAAGTACTCGCCGGGCGGCGAGGCCGTGCTCGACTCCTGGGGATCGCTGCGCTACGCCGCCAACACCTCCTTCGTCGCACTGGTCTACTCCGACACGCTCACCGGGGACGCCACCCGCAAGGCCCGCTACCACGACTTCGCCGTCCGGCAGATCAACTACGCGCTCGGCGACAACCCCCGCAAGTCCAGCTACCTGATCGGCTTCGGCGCCAACTCGCCGAAGAACCCGCACCACCGCACCGCGCACGGCTCCTGGACCGACCAGCTCACCAGCCCCGTCAACAGCCGCCACACCCTGATCGGCGCCCTGGTCGGCGGTCCCAGCTCGGCCGACGACTCCTACACCGACGACCGCTCCAACTACGTCAACAACGAGGTCGCCACCGACTACAACGCCGCCTTCACCGGCGCCCTCGCCCGCCTCTACAGCGAGTACGGCGGGACCGCGCTCGCCGCGTTCCCGCCGGCGGAGACCCCCGACGGCCCCGAAATGTCCGTCCAGGCCTCGGTGAACGCCTCCGGCACCAACTTCACCGAGATCAAGGCCTACCTGATCAACAAGTCGGCCTGGCCGGCCCGCGCCCTCAAGAACGCCTCGCTGCGCTACTACTTCACCCTGGAACCCGGGGTGAGCCCCAGTCAGATCACCCTGACCACCAACTACAACCAGTGCGGCGCGGTCAGCGGCCCCACCCTGTGGTCCGGCTCCACCTACTACGTCACCGTGGACTGCTCCAACACCGTGATCGCCCCCGCCGGCCAGTCCGCCTACCGCAAGGAGGTCCAGTTCCGGATCGCCTCGGCCGGCGCCTGGGACCCGACCAACGACTGGTCCTACCAGGGCATTTCACTCGTTCCCGGGTCGACCCCGGTGGACGCGCCGAACATCCGCCTGCTGGACGGCGCAGCCCCGCAGTGGGGCGCGGAGCCCGGCGGCAGCAGCCCGTCGCCGTCGCCCTCCCCGTCCCCCTCCTCCTCTCCCTCGCCGTCCCCCTCGCCGTCCCCCTCCTCCTCTCCCTCGCCGTCCCCCTCGCCGTCCCCCTCTCCCTCGCCTTCTGCGTCCCCCTCGCCCTCGGCCTCGCCGTCGCCGAGCGGCAGCCCGGTGGCGGGCTGCGCGGTGACCTACACCGTCGGCAGCAGCTGGGGCACCGGGTTCACCGCCGACGTGACCGTGCGCAACACCGGCAGCACCACGGTCTCCGGCTGGACGCTCGCCTGGGCCTACCGCGGCAACGAGGCCGTCACCAACGCCTGGAACGCCAAGGTCACCCAGTCCGGCACCGCCGTCACCGCCACCGACGCCGGGTGGAACGGCACCCTCGCCCCGAACGGCACCGCCTCCTTCGGCTTCCAGGCCACCGGCACCCCCGCCGCCCTACCCGCCTTCACCCTCAACGGCCGGGCCTGCACCACCTGAACCCCCGTGCTCCGGCCCGCCGAGGGGGCGGGCCGGAGCACGGCACCCCGGTCGTCAACCCCTCAGCCCTGCGGCCAAAGGCCGCTCTCTCAGCATGACCTGCCAGGGTCCCGTGTCCGAGCGGCTAGACGAACGGCGAGTATCCGAGTCTCGCAGGTATGAACGACCGCGCCTGGCACGGCTGTATCTACAGGCGGCCGTTGGGTCGGCGGGCCTCCGTCTCTTGGATATGGCACTTCAAGAGGTATTCGACCTCGTCAGGCGCGTGGCGCACCCGGGCCTGCCGCCAAGCGCTGTCGAAGTCGAACAGGTCGCGGCTGAGCCGCTGGAGACGGAGCGCCCGCAGGGTTGTGAGCGGGGAGAGCATGGCCCTCCAGAGGGCCGCCCTCACCCGGCCCGTCCGTCCGGGGGGACCCGCTCCGCCGGCGCGGTGGACGCCTTTAGGGCCTCGACGGAATGCCGGAGCAGAACCTGCATCGCCTCGTGCCGGGTCTCCGGGTCCTGGAACCCGGCGCCGACCGCCTCCCATTGCTCGAGGAACGGGTACCACCAGGTGTTACAGGACCTGATCGCGCGGGAGAGCCGTTGCAGGTCGGCCACGCGGGCGTCGTCCGGGAGCTCAGAAGTCCGCTCGATGCGGTCGAGCACCACGAGGTCCGGATGGTCGTAGAGGGCTGTCTTCAGGAACTCCAGTCGCCTGATCCGTTCGGTGTCGGCTCGCCGGACGGCCAAGGTCGCCTGCGCGGTGGGCGACAGGCGGAGGGTGAGCTTCGCGGAAAGCAGCCGATAGTGCGGGGTGTTAAGCCCGGTGGGTGCACCGAGCACGGCGTTGAGGGTGTCCTCGGCCCCGAACAGGTCGTCCGGTTGCAGCCCGGCGGAGACTTCTGCGGCGGCGGCGCGGAAGTCGCTACGGACCTGCTCTGTCAGATTGGCACGGCGCCGCAAGGCTGGCCGCCAGACCAGGCTGAAGGTCGCCTCGAACGGTACTCCCGTTTCGGCACTGGGCAGTTGACACGGCCCAGGCGAGCCGATGGTGTGCGCGGCCCGCTGCCATGGCCACCTCATCGAGTGGTGCCGTCGGGTGCGAAGAGCTTCTGGAACGGCGCACTGACCAGGTGCTGGTAGAAATCCTCAGCGATGTTGACACCCTGCGCCGTGACGGAGCCTGTGAGCGCCTGCATCAGGTCCATCCCGGCCTGGAACATCCGGTGCCCGCGGAGCGGCACGAGCAGTTGGTCACGGAGCTTCACGTAGCTGTCGGAGTCGCTCGCGCAGGAGCGGATCCAGCCGGTGATCCGGGGGATGGTCTCGATCGCGGTCTCCGGGCTGCCAAGCAGTTCAGTCAAGGCCCGTTGGACGTCGATCTCCGGCCCATCGACCGACAGCAGCCACGGCAGCCCCGGGCCGTCCATCGACATCAGGGCCAGGAATGCCAGGCTCCCGTTCCGGGACGAGCTCCTTGCCTGCTGCCAGGTCTGGACCTCGGCGACCAGCCGGGCGCGGCCGGCCGGTTGGCGGGCGAGCTCCTCGAAGGCTGTGAGCACGCTCTGCCGGACGGCCGGGTCAGAGGTCCTCTGGGCCACCCGCCGCAGCCGGACCACGGCCATCTTCGCGGCGGCAGAACTGACCTGGGGGTCGGCCAGGACGAGGCGGCAGGTGGACACCACGGTGGGTTCGCGGCCACCTGTGTCAGCCCAACTATAGAGCGTGGCCCAGACGAGGCGTCCGACATGCTCGTCGTTCACCGCGCTCCGGAGGACGGCGCCCAGTAGCTCCGGCTCGGTCAACTCGGCCAGCTTGTTGAGGTGTTCCCGGGTGCCGTGGCGTAGGGCCAGGGACGCGAGCGTCCTGACCACCGGGTCCGTCGGATCGGGCCGGGGGTCGAGCTTCGCGAGCCAACCGAGCAGCGGTGTGCGCATGGCCTCGTAGTTGTCCCAGACGTACTCGAGCACTGCCCGTCCATAGGCCGGCCGGTCGAAGAGCACCACGTCGCGCCCGTCGACCGTGGCACCGACGTCCTGGATCCGGCGGCGCAGACCGCGGGCCGCGAAGGAAGCCTGAGCGGCCGTCCCTGTCGTTGGGCCGCTGTTCGCGGACTCCACCACCGCCTGTAGCTGCCGCGCGCCAGTCGACACCAGGGACACCGGCGCGGACTGCCGCACCGCCAAGGCGAGCAGTAAGTAGCGGTCCTCAAGCGCCAACGACCGGTCGGTCCTACCAGCGACGACGGTGCGGTCCCCAAAGAGCTCGTCCAGCTCCCCGCGCCAGTCCGACAGGGCCTCGAGTACGCGGTCCTCGAACGTCTTCGCCGCGCCCTGCTCCGCTCCGTTCCGGAGTAGCACTGGGGTCTGTCGGTACAGGCGGTATTCCTCCCAGACCGCGACGATCCGGTGGACCGCCCGGACCGCTGCTACGGCGTTCAAACCGCTCAGTTGGTCCAGGGCTTGCTGGGACGCCCTGATCTCCCTGGCCAGCTCGTGGTGGCCGCCGGCCTCCAGATGGGCGTCGACCACCGAGTCGGCGGCGGGGGAGTCCGTCAGGCGGAGCACCTGCACACCGGGCCGGGAGATCAGGCTGGGGGCGTCCCAGAGCTCCTGAGGCACCGTCAGAACGAGATGGGATCCACAGTCGGCGAGGTTGTCGGCATGCTTCCCGAGGGAGGAGAGGAAGTCGGCAGAAACCCGGTCGTTGTCCGGATCCTTGAGGTCGAGCTGGAAGGCGTGCCGCGGCTCCAGGGGGAGCCGGGTCCGGCTGGGTGAGTTCCAGTCCGCCTGCAGCTTGACCATCGTGGTGCTCGGCGGAGTGTGTTCGGCCAGCAGGCGCAGTGCGAAGGTGGTGGCGCCGATCGCACGGGGAGCGACGACGACCAGGACGGGTGCCCGCAAGCCGCCGGTGCCCGGGTCGAGGGCCTCCTGCCAGACGTCCTTCCACACGTCGCGGACGCACGGTTGCTCCAGGAGGTCCTCCCGGTCCAGTTCCTCGCCTTCGAGGACATCGCGCTTTCGGGTTTCCAGGATCAGCTGCTGGACGTGGCCGGCCACGACATCGACCTGACCGTGGAAGTGCGCCACCGGGCGAGCGGACGTGTGGATACCCGGGGCAACCTCCTGGGTGACGGGCTGCTCCGGATCCTCCTCGACCTGGGCCGTCGGGGCGTCGGGCTGCTTCAGCCGGTGGTCCTGCTGGGACTGCACCCAGTCCGGCAGCCAGGACTCGAGATCTCCGCCTCTGTGCCCCTCGCCGTTCGGCTCGCCAGCGGATCGGGGCGGGTAGGAGGTGTCGGACACAGGCTTCTCCTTTGTACGGATGCGACGGATGAGGTGGTGCCGGCTCAGCGACTGCGGCGGTCGATCCGGAGGTTCTCAACTTGCCCGTTGATCACGGGGTCGTTGAGCGCGCTGTGGAAGTTGAGGACGGCCCCTGACCTGGCGGATTGCTCCGGCATGGGATGCGCCGGGGGTAGCGTGAGATCGGTGCGCGAACCGGGCTTGGCGGGATCGGGCAAGTACTCGCGGAGGGTGTGAGCGGGCAGGCCCGGGACAGTCAGGCGGCACGGCACCTCGAACCCGGGCTTGTCGGCCACCCGGGCGGTGGCCGACAAGAACTGGCGTTCCGTCAGTTCTGGGCGGGTGCGACCGGCCTGTACGGAGCGCTGGTAGACGGGCTCCGAGAGGACGGCGGCCAAGAACAGCCCGTTTTCGGTCGCGGCCGCGATCGCCTGGTAGGCCGCGTCGCTGTTGACCAATCGGCAGGCGTCGTTGATCGCGGTGCCGCGGTGGTCGGGAACGCTCAGCGGGCCGAGATGGACGGCGGCGCGGAGGCGGATGGTCGGCGCGGCGGCCGTCCGGAGGCCCTCGTAGCGCTGGAGCGCGGCACTCAGGTTCTTAAGCAACGGATCGACCAGCCGCGCAACGTGCCGCGGCGGGAGGAGCAGGATGACGCCGTCGCCCGCGTCCTTGTACCCGGTGTCCAGGGTGTGGGGCGCAGGCAGTCCGCTCTGGGCGAAGACGGTCTCCAGGATGCTGTCCAGATCGGACCGGACAGGCGCCATTTGCGCTTCGGGGAGCCGGCTGTAGCCCTTCATGTCGACGACCATGACTGCCTGCTCGGGCGGCACGTCGTGGCCGGTTACGTCCCGGTCCGGCATGGATGCGGAGGAAACCATGAGTGGGTGGCCTTTCGGCAGGCAGGGCGGTGGACGAGGCCCCATGCTGCTTGGCCGAACGGAGCGGCGGTGCCCAGTACTGGGCACCGCCGCGGTGGCCTGCGTCACTCAT
The DNA window shown above is from Streptomyces sp. TLI_171 and carries:
- a CDS encoding GlxA family transcriptional regulator; protein product: MPPSHRVVIVAFPGIELLDVTGPAEVFSVATRVAGAERPGYAVQIATADGGPVVTSSGVRLLADLTLREVAGPVDTLLVSGAIELVEDGVEPVIDQEVVGWLRGAASRARRLGSICAGAHLLAAAGLLDGRPATTHWLTAGRLAAEHPAVRVDPDPIFVRDGRVWTCAGVTSGMDMALAMVAEDHGQDLALATARMMVMYVKRSGGQSQFSVPLSVPGSSDDRIDELCRWIAEHPAEDLSLEALAARTHLSTRHFTRLFRRRTATTPAAYVEAARLEAARRLLEDRGSSLPEVAAASGLGSVETLHRAFRRRLGTTPAEYRRRF
- a CDS encoding MBL fold metallo-hydrolase → MSRTKVVPIPVTGPHHINAYLVLGRRPVLVDAGTPGSGQRIRDRIAAHGVDPAELALIVITHGHIDHFGSAAELQRLTGAPLAGHVADLGPYRSGRVRAPYLPTGPMGRLMARHRKLHARAEPFEPAVLVRGETALDEFGVAARIVPTPGHTAGSVSVLTDAGALVAGDLVANSFMGLVPGRPANPPFHDDPRQNLASLRAMLALDPTTLYVGHGTPLDPVRVRRWADREHDRLARLEAAGRRTARRD